From the genome of Cytobacillus firmus, one region includes:
- a CDS encoding ATP-binding protein gives MILLDYIVNLSIFSLLVSVPLILRSFISHKPLRDLHLLGGIYAGIISVILVGLSFNEQGYSYDIRYAILILVFSYLGPGAGVITAIIALITRLAVSENWLPAVIGLVLILIAFTVIHRYTQHHKAVRKTALLYGVYCVIYIITVPIIFNVFRDKPIFHLQYILFVGLGVIVGSLLIESYERLIRIITEKKRMEKTLEESESKYRLIAENTSDLIAVMDRDRSLSYLSPSHEFVLGYEVPELQKMEVDIVLHPDEAGKFQAGMQRIFENNERMAMEFRLKHREGHWIEFESLCMPVEGENGVIEHVVMISRDISERKKAEEFLLQSEKLSIVGELAAGVAHEIRNPLTTIKGFVQLYKSGNSQINELLLSELERIENITTEMLSLGKPQAIQMDSADLTDIIVNTVELLSPQANMDGIQFKLNFADDGFLISCEKNQIKQVFLNILKNAMEAMDNGGDIEISLKCKNDGECIVSFQDQGCGIPDDFLPRLGEPFYTLKEKGTGLGLMICHKIIKQHHGSIAYKSKIGEGTLIEITLPLKNN, from the coding sequence TTGATACTATTAGACTACATTGTCAACCTCTCCATTTTTTCATTACTGGTCAGTGTGCCTTTAATTCTCCGCTCGTTTATCAGTCATAAACCGCTTAGGGACCTGCATCTTTTGGGCGGCATATATGCAGGAATTATTTCTGTCATTCTTGTAGGTTTATCTTTTAATGAGCAGGGTTATTCCTATGATATTCGCTATGCCATTCTAATTTTGGTATTTTCCTATTTGGGGCCGGGAGCAGGGGTTATTACCGCAATTATCGCTCTTATCACAAGGCTTGCAGTCAGTGAGAATTGGCTGCCTGCTGTAATAGGATTAGTGCTTATTTTGATTGCCTTCACTGTCATACATAGATATACCCAGCACCATAAGGCAGTTAGAAAAACGGCCCTATTATATGGTGTATATTGTGTTATTTATATTATAACGGTGCCGATCATTTTTAACGTTTTTAGGGACAAGCCTATTTTTCATCTGCAATATATTCTGTTTGTGGGTCTAGGTGTCATTGTTGGGAGTTTGCTGATTGAATCCTATGAAAGGCTGATTCGAATCATCACAGAAAAAAAACGGATGGAAAAAACGCTGGAAGAAAGTGAGTCTAAGTACCGGCTAATCGCTGAAAATACATCAGACCTTATCGCTGTCATGGACAGGGATCGCAGTTTGAGTTATTTATCTCCGTCTCATGAGTTCGTTTTAGGTTATGAAGTGCCCGAATTGCAAAAGATGGAAGTAGATATTGTTCTTCATCCTGATGAAGCGGGAAAATTCCAGGCAGGCATGCAAAGGATATTCGAGAATAATGAGAGAATGGCTATGGAGTTCCGCCTAAAACATAGAGAAGGCCATTGGATAGAATTTGAATCACTTTGTATGCCGGTTGAAGGTGAAAATGGTGTTATCGAGCATGTCGTCATGATTAGCAGGGATATTTCTGAGCGGAAAAAAGCAGAGGAATTTCTTTTGCAGTCTGAGAAATTATCGATTGTAGGGGAGCTTGCAGCCGGGGTCGCCCATGAAATCAGAAACCCGCTTACCACCATCAAAGGGTTTGTACAGCTCTATAAGAGCGGCAATAGCCAAATTAATGAATTGCTGCTAAGCGAACTTGAGCGCATTGAAAATATCACCACTGAAATGCTTTCGCTTGGAAAACCGCAGGCGATACAAATGGACAGTGCAGATTTAACTGATATTATAGTGAATACAGTCGAGTTATTATCCCCACAGGCAAATATGGACGGTATTCAGTTTAAGTTGAATTTTGCTGATGATGGTTTTTTAATATCATGTGAAAAAAATCAAATCAAGCAGGTTTTTTTGAATATCTTAAAAAACGCCATGGAAGCTATGGATAATGGAGGGGATATTGAGATTTCCCTCAAGTGTAAAAATGACGGGGAATGTATTGTCTCATTTCAGGATCAGGGGTGCGGAATACCTGACGATTTTCTGCCAAGACTGGGTGAACCTTTTTATACATTAAAGGAAAAAGGGACTGGCCTGGGACTTATGATCTGCCATAAGATCATTAAACAGCATCATGGCAGCATCGCATATAAAAGCAAGATTGGTGAAGGTACTTTAATAGAGATTACATTACCGCTTAAAAACAATTAA